In the genome of Colletotrichum lupini chromosome 8, complete sequence, one region contains:
- a CDS encoding formyl transferase: MHILFFCTAHNSLSQRLYVALSKSHTITIEYALSDDVMIEAARLAKPHLIICPFLTARVPKEIYENYLTIIVHPGPPGDAGPSALDWVLMGDDGTEADPDTLLQKGSWSESGRPYWGVTVLQAVEEFDAGPVWAFEQFPLQIDSPAVTKSSLYRGPVTRAALTATLAAIERIQTASVQAASPYTPPPSPGFEKFAPHHVTPLLRANPAYRDASVTLQKAFLGGVTRHRPLLKAAQRDFNIQSHTAREISRRIRCSDSQPGCLTKLFGPGLYVYGGNIEKGNDLTAHTPPGKVVACRDDAVCVATCDKKAIWITHIRRVKKKTDTMLWPKVPAVSGLRELGILDSDAITENRISRATIDWSRASHDTQQDISVDFQTFTNAKRVAFLYFNFYNGAMSTDQCSRMIDALDFIASTHVVERPLSALVLMGGDGYFSNGIALNVIEAAADPALESWLNINRIDDVVHYLLHEFPSRNILTVAGIRGNCAAGGVAMAAACDIVLAGSEVVLNPAYRAIGLHGSEYHSLSYTGRCGSAGATKLLRDMTPLSPAEARRMGLVDHTIPGNGALLETRMRNLVKSMVSSDKKLAPGSWKCNVNVTPAGLASARAEELGQMSKDFWSARSSRYHLRRRDFVRKVKAVKTPLRFATHRRGLGELDEEEANDFDDVTVYERKARAVLLADQLKEYVESMATKLPRRDTSADKVKALRRQKSCVEIVRKPEVTQDLTPVYSCYYEVTGTLGFS, encoded by the coding sequence ATGCATATTCTCTTCTTTTGTACCGCGCACAATTCGCTTTCGCAGCGTCTATATGTGGCGCTGTCAAAGTCCCATACAATCACCATCGAATATGCCCTCTCAGACGATGTCATGATCGAGGCGGCCAGGCTTGCCAAGCCTCATCTCATTATCTGCCCTTTCCTCACAGCCCGTGTTCCAAAAGAAATCTACGAAAACTACCTCACCATAATCGTTCACCCCGGTCCCCCTGGAGACGCCGGTCCAAGTGCCTTGGACTGGGTGCTCATGGGTGATGATGGGACAGAGGCCGATCCCGATACTCTCCTCCAAAAAGGCTCCTGGAGCGAGTCTGGCCGACCATACTGGGGTGTCACTGTCCTTCAAGCTGTGGAAGAGTTCGATGCCGGGCCAGTTTGGGCCTTTGAGCAGTTCCCTTTGCAGATTGACTCGCCAGCTGTCACGAAGTCGAGCCTTTACCGTGGTCCCGTTACACGAGCTGCACTTACAGCCACGCTTGCAGCCATTGAAAGAATACAAACGGCATCTGTCCAAGCTGCTTCGCCATACACTCCACCCCCGTCGCCCGGATTTGAGAAGTTCGCCCCGCATCATGTCACTCCGCTACTCCGAGCAAACCCTGCCTACCGCGACGCCTCTGTCACACTGCAGAAAGCTTTCCTCGGCGGAGTAACACGTCATCGGCCACTTCTCAAGGCGGCCCAACGCGACTTCAACATTCAGTCACACACGGCTCGGGAAATATCCCGGAGGATTCGATGCTCGGACTCTCAGCCAGGCTGTCTTACCAAGTTATTTGGCCCGGGCCTCTATGTTTATGGCGGCAACATCGAAAAAGGCAATGATCTCACTGCCCACACTCCACCTGGCAAAGTTGTAGCTTGCCGGGATGACGCCGTTTGCGTTGCGACTTGCGACAAGAAGGCCATCTGGATCACTCACATTCGTCGTGTGAAGAAGAAAACCGACACGATGCTATGGCCAAAGGTACCTGCTGTCTCAGGCCTGAGAGAGTTGGGCATCCTCGACAGCGACGCCATCACAGAAAATCGCATATCCAGGGCGACGATCGATTGGTCCCGAGCTTCACACGATACCCAGCAGGACATATCAGTTGACTTCCAGACATTCACCAATGCTAAGCGGGTCGCTTTCCTCTACTTCAACTTCTACAACGGCGCCATGAGTACAGATCAGTGCTCTCGCATGATTGACGCCCTTGACTTTATCGCATCCACTCATGTCGTGGAACGACCACTCAGCGCCCTTGTGCTCATGGGGGGTGACGGATACTTTAGCAACGGTATTGCATTAAACGTTATCGAGGCTGCTGCGGACCCGGCGCTTGAGTCCTGGCTCAACATCAACCGCATTGATGACGTTGTGCACTACCTCCTTCACGAATTCCCATCACGGAACATTCTTACCGTCGCTGGCATCAGAGGCAATTGTGCAGCGGGCGGCGTTGCCATGGCTGCCGCATGCGACATTGTGCTTGCTGGCTCCGAGGTCGTTCTCAACCCAGCCTACCGTGCGATCGGCCTGCACGGTTCGGAATATCATTCCCTGTCCTACACCGGACGTTGTGGCTCAGCCGGAGCGACCAAGCTGCTGCGTGACATGACACCGCTATCACCAGCTGAAGCTCGGAGGATGGGCTTGGTCGACCACACTATTCCCGGCAATGGGGCGCTCCTCGAAACCCGCATGCGGAACCTCGTCAAGTCCATGGTCTCTTCCGACAAGAAGCTAGCGCCGGGGTCTTGGAAATGCAACGTGAACGTCACGCCCGCAGGCCTGGCGTCTGCTCGTGCCGAGGAGCTGGGACAGATGTCGAAAGACTTCTGGAGCGCCAGGTCGTCCAGATATCACCTTCGCCGTCGCGACTTTGTGCGTAAAGTGAAAGCAGTCAAGACACCACTACGGTTCGCGACACACAGGCGTGGCTTGGGGGAGCTCGACGAAGAGGAGGCTAATGATTTCGACGATGTCACCGTGTATGAGCGCAAGGCTAGGGCAGTACTGTTGGCTGACCAGCTGAAGGAGTACGTCGAGAGCATGGCTACGAAACTTCCACGAAGGGATACGAGTGCAGACAAGGTCAAGGCCCTCCGTCGTCAAAAGTCTTGTGTTGAAATCGTACGCAAGCCGGAGGTGACGCAGGACCTGACGCCCGTATACTCGTGCTACTACGAGGTGACGGGAACATTAGGATTCTCATGA
- a CDS encoding glycosyl hydrolase family 28, translating to MASFAPTTFKLLFILLFGFINVTKAAGIAVTDVLGRPQCTVFANGDQVSDVDNILEAFNICGTSGTIIFPEDENYWIDRKLNPIVHDVNIQWRGEWTFSDNIDFWRSDGYFIFFQNHRAGFVLSGDGIHINGHGTGGIHGNGDAWYTAEKGTTVEGRPMPFVLWNVSDVTVKNFYIRQPQFWAYNIMNGTDMYFENISVNATSTKAPSRYNWVQNTDGFDTMDVKNVRVKGFNYTGGDDCVAIKPRSYNVTLEGVTCNGGNGIAIGSLGQYLEDSSVEDIAMDDLTLKRGPVDLRYGIYLKTWIGELVPQDDYESAGESRGGGWGRIHNVIFSNVQYERVNNAPSFYQNNGDNGSFAGTSNMEISNVVFANITGTLSGATNRVSLTCSQRFPCHDISFRNVDLIAGNGTTTSCTGRWTLADTVSGLPGC from the exons ATGGCTTCATTCGCTCCAACGACTTTCAAGCTGCTCTTCATCCTACTTTTTGGATTCATCAATGTCACCAAAGCCGCCGGAATTGCAGTTACCGATGTTCTAGGACGACCTCAATGTACTGTGTTTGCCAATGGCGACCAAGTCAGCGACGTGGACAATATCTTGGAAGCATTCAATATCTGCGGGACATCTGGAACCATCATCTTTCCTGAGGATGAGAACTACTGGATTGATCGAAAGCTTAACCCCATCGTCCATGACGTGAACATCCAATGGCGGGGAGAATGGACT TTTTCGGACAACATTGATTTCTGGAGATCCGATGGGTATTTTATTTTCTTTCAAAATCACCGCGCTGGCTTCGTGTTGTCAGGGGATGGCATCCATATCAATGGTCATGGAACTGGCGGTATCCACGGAAACGGAGACGCATGGTATACCGCTGAAAAGGGTACAACAGTTGAAGGCCGTCCTATG CCATTCGTGCTCTGGAACGTCAGCGATGTGACAGTCAAGAATTTCTACATCAGGCAGCCCCAGTTCTGGGCCTACAACATCATGAACGGAACGGACATGTATTTCGAGAATATATCTGTCAATGCTACTTCTACAAAGGCACCCTCGAGATATAATTGGGTTCAAAATACGGATGGCTTTG ACACCATGGATGTAAAGAATGTTCGTGTCAAGGGCTTCAACTACACCGGCGGAGATGACTGCGTTGCCATCAAACCCCGCTCGTACAACGTAACCTTGGAAGGCGTTACCTGCAATGGTGGTAACGGCATTGCGATTGGAAGCTTGGGTCAGTATCTCGAGGACTCAAGCGTGGAGGACATTGCCATGGACGACTTAACG CTCAAACGGGGACCGGTGGATCTGCGCTACGGAATTTATCTCAAAACATGGATCGGCGAACTTGTGCCTCAAGATGACTATGAAAGCGCAGGAGAATCCCGTGGCGGTGGCTGGGGTCGAATTCACAACGTAATCTTCTCGAACGTTCAGTATGAGAGGGTTAATAATGCCCCTTCATTTTACCAAAACAATGGTGATAACGGCTCATTCGCTGGGACCAGTAACATGGAAATATCCAATGTCGTCTTCGCTAACATCACCGGGACGCTCTCTGGAGCGACCAACCGGGTCAGCCTGACTTGTAGCCAGAGGTTTCCTTGTCACGATATCAGTTTTCGGAATGTTGATCTGATCGCTGGCAATGGCACAACTACTAGCTGTACAGGCCGGTGGACATTGGCCGATACCGTGTCCGGACTGCCGGGGTGTTGA
- a CDS encoding DNA repair protein Rad26: MDEFNDDDFDDLNDTTLQELENNAIQFTQAQRKQDSQSQTLPPHHDPSQVENYDDLEFEDDDLDDAEVTNELLPPVTRPSVDKTISQQQQQQHQHQHPPQPLAARHPPLPPQQRWNPPPAHANPPTLSSRPRYPPPVPTYNASVASQRFQPAHPAAPYRPPPSQFVRPAPPSSARFNPPQSQSQLHAAPGNDVIAALQQRLRALESELNSARGEASIIRTNSTKAEQDHAAEVSRLKKQNAEQAARQERAVEAAIAAERQATTELQFLQRDMKDASTRPRRRENAPVSAAPGTTTPKKAAKTWGVADGFDDMDIAPSPTKNRGKTRDPGPVAIPLSERTPTKGKRKRPPVDSPVMALETDAQDVIMVDDTGTTAIPVQYPGPAPTTLPFEFLQVILDHGSLHGEPPTFDILSRYAYPSDPTTSFASFIFQHLPLMGTPLNPVQLLVDFARLVIQMWSQCLRENFLRPIWDLASLLSFTLQLQTISVVPQIVSDLVPTLQQSIYLVAEARFKSQDGDVSAGAATETLQQHVDTTYILSLLNASAAACATTMLEADGGAQTRQAEFWQLITLDLVLILLTPKQQLDDIIGMLDMLCTSTLPDSLGPIILGKDADLAARMIIDKVSLNLVDLPRAVSSVSQKHAVRFAVLRTLMAFTRTPYGARQVAGHVSVIPRLVTALGELVDVLYDLSDPVVDTSSGGLSPSHMNLAVGTTPDDRRDGVNDLDDGRSGVSLLVSQIILLLHTMVTDPQTANVANILSKLSMSHGGSQRYILSLSRLNFAEEDLVYENAIDADTVDRAHELLEIAVTPDEGDSIAISFGFTYPKWHRSFWNSQYPDARTLGSLLNDNECRYAKGALTSYSASFSTKAISKCIITLAVARLKRPTHDRECGESCITSPRSDLQDPLETIGLIRNRLQTFFDYRNSAEKRGPQASHYPQEGPTPREMLGPRGLRVTRFGCADPQALRWRRNRSFTSGKAFALQLSAYQSSPNSARAPESRGSISSDKAATWDGSSKPRLGPSPDDNNNNTTVTFAGLEVGGSESKTTTQQDKRAEVSDGGTPPPEDPSHPIMNSIYDAT, from the exons ATGGACGAATTCAACGATGACGACTTTGATGATTTGAACGACACCACTCTCCAGGAGCTTGAGAACAACGCCATTCAATTCACACAAGCACAAAGAAAACAGGACTCCCAGTCTCAAACTCTACCTCCGCACCATGACCCTTCCCAAGTCGAGAACTACGATGACTTAGAGTTCGAAGATGACGACCTCGACGATGCCGAAGTCACCAACGAACTTCTACCTCCCGTTACTCGCCCCTCCGTAGACAAGACCATCTCccaacaacagcaacagcaacatcAACACCAGCATCCGCCCCAGCCGCTTGCAGCCAGGCACCCGCCTCTACCACCTCAACAGAGATGGAATCCTCCACCAGCCCATGCAAACCCTCCGACCCTCTCCTCGCGGCCGCGATACCCTCCCCCCGTGCCAACCTACAACGCCTCTGTAGCCTCACAGCGTTTCCAGCCTGCCCACCCTGCAGCTCCGTATCGACCTCCACCAAGCCAATTCGTCCGACCAGCACCTCCTTCGTCCGCTCGCTTCAATCCCCCGCAATCCCAGTCGCAGTTGCACGCGGCACCTGGTAACGATGTCATTGCAGCGCTCCAGCAACGGCTCAGGGCCCTCGAATCTGAGCTAAACTCTGCACGAGGCGAGGCCTCCATCATACGAACAAATTCAACCAAGGCGGAACAGGATCACGCAGCCGAGGTTTCCCGCCTCAAAAAACAGAATGCCGAACAAGCTGCCAGGCAAGAGAGGGCTGTGGAAGCCGCCATTGCGGCTGAAAGGCAAGCCACCACGGAGTTACAATTCCTCCAAAGGGACATGAAGGATGCTTCGACCCGCCCTCGCCGAAGAGAGAATGCGCCCGTGTCCGCCGCGCCAGGAACCACCACACCTAAGAAGGCTGCCAAAACCTGGGGCGTTGCGGACGGATTTGACGATATGGACATCGCTCCAAGTCCAACCAAGAACAGAGGCAAAACTCGGGACCCCGGACCTGTTGCTATTCCATTGTCGGAGAGGACGCCCACCAAAGGCAAACGGAAACGGCCACCAGTCGATAGTCCCGTCATGGCTCTGGAGACAGACGCTCAAGACGTAATCATGGTTGATGACACAGGGACCACCGCCATTCCAGTCCAGTATCCAGGCCCTGCACCTACTACTCTCCCTTTCGAG TTTCTCCAAGTCATATTAGACCATGGCTCCTTGCATGGGGAACCACCGACTTTTGACATATTATCACGATACGCATACCCGTCCGATCCGACCACGTCTTTTGCATCCTTCATTTTCCAGCATTTGCCTCTCATGGGCACGCCGCTGAATCCGGTCCAACTTCTGGTAGACTTCGCCCGTCTTGTAATTCAGATGTGGAGCCAGTGTTTGAGAGAGAATTTCTTGCGGCCAATTTGGGACCTAGCCTCACTCCTCTCCTTTACTCTGCAGCTCCAGACCATATCAGTGGTCCCGCAGATCGTCAGTGACTTGGTTCCTACGCTGCAAcagtctatttatttagttgcAGAAGCTCGATTCAAGAGCCAGGATGGCGATGTGTCAGCAGGGGCAGCCACAGAAACCCTGCAGCAGCACGTCGATACTACGTACATCCTGTCTTTGCTGAACGCCTCTGCCGCAGCCTGCGCTACGACAATGCTCGAAGCAGACGGCGGTGCGCAGACGAGACAAGCCGAATTTTGGCAGCTGATCACTCTTGATCTAGTTCTCATCCTTCTCACCCCCAAACAACAGCTGGACGACATCATCGGCATGCTTGATATGCTGTGCACTTCTACCCTCCCAGATTCCCTTGGCCCCATCATCCTAGGCAAAGACGCCGACCTAGCTGCTAGAATGATCATCGACAAGGTTTCTCTCAACCTAGTCGACTTACCTAGAGCAGTGTCGTCTGTAAGCCAGAAGCACGCAGTAAGATTCGCAGTCTTACGAACACTCATGGCCTTTACCCGTACCCCGTATGGAGCACGACAGGTCGCGGGCCACGTCAGTGTCATACCCCGGTTAGTCACAGCTCTGGGCGAGCTTGTCGATGTTTTGTACGACCTTTCGGACCCCGTAGTGGATACCTCCAGTGGCGGTCTCTCCCCTTCACACATGAACTTGGCCGTGGGTACTACCCCGGACGATCGCCGCGATGGTGTAAACGACTTGGACGACGGCCGAAGTGGCGTCTCCTTGTTGGTATCTCAGATCATTCTGCTTCTCCATACCATGGTAACAGATCCGCAGACGGCCAACGTCGCAAACATCCTCTCAAAGCTCTCCATGTCCCATGGCGGCTCTCAACGGTACATCCTTTCCTTGTCACGACTTAACTTTGCAGAAGAGGATTTGGTCTATGAGAACGCGATAGACGCGGATACTGTTGATCGAGCTCATGAGTTATTGGAGATTGCCGTGACCCCTGACGAGGGCGATAGTATCGCCATTTCGTTTGGG TTCACCTACCCCAAGTGGCATCGGTCATTTTGGAACTCGCAGTATCCGGATGCCAGGACCCTGGGCTCGCTTCTCAACGACAACGAATGCAGGTATGCCAAGGGCGCCCTAACATCGTACTCGGCTTCGTTTAGTACGAAGGCAATCAGCAAATGTATCATCACATTGGCCGTCGCT AGACTGAAGCGGCCCACACACGATCGAGAATGTGGAGAGTCATGCATCACGTCGCCGCGATCTGATTTGCAGGACCCTTTAGAGACCATCGGACTGATTAGGAATCGTCTCCAAACTTTCTTCGATTATAGAAATTCGGCCGAGAAACGTGGACCACAAGCTTCACATTACCCCCAGGAGGGCC CCACACCACGAGAGATGCTCGGACCCCGTGGACTAAGAGTTACTCGATTCGGATGTGCTGATCCCCAAGCTCTGCGATGGCGTCGAAACAGATCGTTTACT TCAGGCAAAGCCTTTGCTCTTCAGCTTAGCGCCTACCAGTCATCGCCCAATTCAGCGCGCGCCCCTGAGTCAAGAGGAAGCATCTCGTCCGATAAAGCAGCCACTTGGGATGGTTCGTCCAAACCACGCCTGGGTCCGAGCCCG GAtgacaacaacaacaatacCACGGTCACTTTCGCGGGACTCGAGGTAGGCGGATCGGAGTCAAAGACCACCACTCAGCAAGACAAGCGGG CTGAAGTCTCCGATGGAGGAACCCCTCCTCCTGAAGACCCCTCGCACCCCATCATGAACAGCATATATGATGCGACTTGA
- a CDS encoding cytidylyltransferase, producing the protein MMARTRRGVKFPHKANGHGEGRRSSFSDVSEDGSPTKQRSGAALENIVEQPQSPEEEKRAAYEKKKANFLTRTFWTFVMFAGFFTALFMGHIYIICIMTAIQIISFKEVIAIASVPSRARQLRSSKSLNWYWLATTMYFLYGESVIYYFKHIVLVDKVLLPLATHHRFISFILYIFGFVFFVTSLQNGHYKFQFTQFAWTHMALYLIVVQAHFIMNNVFEGMIWFFLPAAMVITNDIWAYLCGITFGRTQLIALSPKKTVEGFVGAWAFTILFGMLLTNVLMRSDFFLCPVNDLGANIFTGLECTRNPVFIPKTYSLPPLFFLPPNMHQTFSFTVAPMQLHTLVLATFASLIAPFGGFFASGLKRTFKIKDFGDSIPGHGGMTDRMDCQFIMGFFTYMYYHSFIALHKVNLGSVMEMAVTGLTVEEQLELVRGMGRYLSNQGVWGDEIIQCLDKALQAKR; encoded by the exons ATGATGGCCCGCACACGGAGGGGCGTCAAGTTCCCTCACAAGGCCAATGGTCACGGCGAGGGGCGCCGCTCCAGCTTCAGCGATGTCAGTGAAGATGGTTCGCCCACCAAGCAAAGGTCTGGCGCAGCCCTGGAAAACATTGTAGAG CAACCCCAATCACCCGAGGAGGAAAAGCGAGCCGCAtacgagaagaagaaggccaaCTTCCTGACCCGTACCTTCTGGACCTTTGTCATGTTCGCTGGCTTCTTCACTGCTCTCTTCATGGGCCACATCTACATCATCTGCATCATGACTGCTATCCAGATCATCTCCTTCAAGGAGGTTATCGCCATCGCCAGCGTACCCAGCCGCGCCCGCCAGCTACGCTCCTCTAAGAGCCTCAACTGGTACTGGCTGGCAACCACCATGTACTTCCTCTACGGCGAGAGCGTCATCTACTATTTCAAGCACATCGTCTTGGTCGACAAGGTTCTGCTGCCTTTGGCAACCCACCACCGCTTCATTAGCTTCATACTGTACATCTTTG GcttcgtcttcttcgtcACCTCTCTCCAGAATGGTCACTACAAGTTTCAATTCACCCAGTTCGCATGGACTCACATGGCTCTGTACCTCATTGTCGTCCAGGCTCACTTCATCATGAACAATGTTTTCGAGGGCATGATCTGGTTTTTCCTCCCAGCTGCCATGGTTATCACCAACGATATCTGGGCCTACCTTTGCGGCATCACCTTTGGCCGCACGCAACTCATCGCCCTCTCCCCCAAGAAGACTGTCGAGGGGTTTGTCGGCGCTTGGGCCTTCACCATCTTGTTTGGCATGCTTCTGACCAACGTCTTGATGCGCTCCGACTTCTTCTTGTGCCCGGTCAAC GATCTCGGCGCGAACATCTTTACTGGTCTTGAGTGTACTCGGAACCCCGTCTTCATCCCCAAGACGTACAGCCTGCCTCCTCTGTTCTTCCTGCCACCCAACATGCACCAGACCTTCTCCTTCACTGTGGCTCCAATGCAGCTGCACACTTTGGTATTGGCCACCTTTGCCTCTCTCATCGCACCTTTTGGCGGGTTCTTCGCTTCTGGGCTCAAGCGCACTTTCAAGATCAAGGACTTTGGTGACTCCATTCCGGGACACGGCGGCATGACGGATCGCATGGATTGCCAGTTCATCATGGGCTTCTTCACCTACATGTATTACCATTCCTTTATTGCTCTCCACAAGGTCAATCTCGGCAGCGTCATGGAGATGGCCGTCACTGGCTTGACTGTCGAGGAGCAGCTCGAATTGGTGAGAGGCATGGGTCGCTATCTTAGCAACCAAGGTGTTTGGGGAGATGAG ATTATCCAGTGTCTGGACAAGGCGTTGCAGGCCAAGCGGTAG
- a CDS encoding class II Aldolase and Adducin domain-containing protein, whose translation MAPSAVVSDTESIEARAAAIVPKEVSHTKHGHELANKTPLQAMSHGDVALAGIPKFPDFASQRQWQLEHMAAAFRHWYREDYIEGMSGHISVRDPEHHDAFWTNPLGKHFGLLKASDMILVNLDGEVIGGNRSKPPNTAGFLIHAAVHKARPDVHAVCHNHSIHGKAWSVFGRRLEMLTQDSCKFLGEAHSVYNSYGGVVLGPEEGELIAQALGPKGKGCILRNHGLLTVGRTVDEAAFLYTSMERSCRVQLLAEAAGANGLAKVPITDEEAQFNFDVESDPEICYCEFQVYYDLEDELTNGAFKN comes from the coding sequence ATGGCTCCGTCTGCCGTTGTCAGCGATACCGAGTCCATCGAGGCCCGCGCCGCCGCCATCGTCCCCAAGGAGGTATCGCACACCAAGCACGGCCATGAGCTCGCCAACAAGACGCCTTTGCAGGCCATGTCCCACGGCGATGTCGCTCTCGCCGGTATCCCCAAGTTCCCCGACTTCGCCTCCCAGCGCCAATGGCAACTCGAACACATGGCCGCCGCTTTCCGCCACTGGTACCGTGAAGACTACATCGAAGGCATGAGCGGCCACATCTCCGTCAGAGACCCCGAGCACCACGACGCCTTCTGGACGAACCCTCTCGGCAAGCACTTTGGTCTGCTCAAGGCCAGCGACATGATCCTCGTCAACCTCGACGGCGAGGTTATCGGCGGCAACCGCAGCAAGCCCCCCAACACGGCTGGCTTTTTGATTCACGCTGCCGTGCACAAGGCTCGCCCCGACGTTCACGCCGTGTGCCACAACCACAGCATCCACGGCAAGGCCTGGTCGGTCTTTGGACGTAGGCTGGAGATGCTGACCCAGGACTCCTGCAAGTTCCTTGGCGAAGCTCACAGCGTCTACAACAGCTACGGCGGTGTCGTTCTGGGTCCTGAGGAGGGTGAGCTGATCGCGCAGGCATTGGGCCCCAAGGGCAAGGGCTGCATTCTGAGAAACCACGGTCTGCTGACGGTTGGACGTACCGTTGATGAGGCTGCCTTTTTGTACACCTCCATGGAGCGAAGCTGTCGCGTGCAGCTCCTGGCCGAGGCTGCCGGCGCCAACGGGTTGGCAAAGGTCCCCATCACGGACGAGGAGGCACAATTCAACTTTGACGTTGAGAGTGACCCGGAGATTTGCTACTGCGAATTTCAAGTCTACTACGACCTGGAGGATGAGTTGACAAACGGCGCCTTCAAGAACTAA